From Actinosynnema mirum DSM 43827, a single genomic window includes:
- a CDS encoding helix-turn-helix domain-containing protein, translating into MTRFEEFVRDEYARGRSVHALTTLTGRSARSISRVLQAGGDSMRGIGEQGGGVVVGFGDARSRRLSKREELATLLHACRVHAQLSGRVAGERAGMSQSKVSKLENSRIVPKVSDVLRLVEGYQVSGEVKERALRLAEQVAEEARHREAVLNRTESRAQAQVARAEQAAEVIKVYAATAVPALPAENTKTRSVRVVVPEGVARCPRQGNRIRTADGGKVQFGVLPFASLEAGADTGFRVLDDRMVVVELLSGSVVITDREDVRSHVAYFDRMHDLARVGREMWELMGWNCA; encoded by the coding sequence ATGACGAGGTTCGAGGAGTTCGTGCGGGACGAGTACGCGCGCGGGCGTTCGGTGCACGCGCTGACGACGCTCACCGGGCGCTCGGCCCGCTCGATCAGCAGGGTGTTGCAGGCTGGAGGGGATTCGATGCGCGGGATCGGGGAGCAGGGGGGCGGAGTGGTGGTCGGTTTCGGGGACGCGCGGTCGCGGCGGCTGTCGAAGCGGGAGGAGCTGGCGACGCTGCTGCACGCGTGCCGCGTCCACGCGCAGCTGTCGGGGCGGGTGGCGGGCGAGCGGGCCGGGATGAGCCAGTCGAAGGTGTCGAAGCTGGAGAACAGCCGGATCGTGCCGAAGGTCAGCGACGTGCTGCGGCTCGTGGAGGGCTACCAGGTGTCCGGCGAGGTGAAGGAGCGGGCGCTGCGCCTGGCCGAGCAGGTCGCCGAGGAGGCGAGGCACCGCGAGGCCGTGCTGAACCGCACCGAGTCCCGCGCGCAGGCCCAGGTGGCGCGCGCCGAGCAGGCGGCCGAGGTGATCAAGGTCTACGCGGCGACGGCCGTGCCCGCCCTCCCGGCGGAGAACACCAAGACCCGCAGCGTCCGCGTCGTGGTCCCGGAGGGCGTGGCCCGCTGCCCGCGCCAGGGCAACCGCATCCGGACGGCCGACGGCGGCAAGGTCCAGTTCGGCGTCCTGCCGTTCGCGTCCCTGGAGGCGGGCGCGGACACCGGGTTCCGGGTGCTGGACGACCGGATGGTGGTGGTGGAGCTGCTGTCGGGCAGCGTGGTGATCACCGACCGGGAGGACGTGCGGTCGCACGTGGCGTACTTCGACCGGATGCACGACCTGGCGCGGGTCGGGCGGGAGATGTGGGAGCTGATGGGGTGGAACTGCGCGTGA
- a CDS encoding NAD(P)-binding domain-containing protein, with protein sequence MPEVEYLIVGAGPAGLQLAHLLDRAGRSCRVLEAGPAPGQFFRAFPRHRRLLSVNEGGSPAGDPELDLRRDAHSLLSDGPAPRFPDHSADRLPHADDLARYLVEFARATGVDVRCDTRVLSVTRSGFGGFRPRFRVVDQRGGTHTARWVVVATGLAKPHLPPIPGIDRVEHYGAYDPDPRGFAGQRVLVVGKGNSAFEVANSLVRTASAVHVVGPRPARVAWRSRRAGDVRAVNAEFLDAARFGVGAALLDGSVLDIRADDDSGPGACPGADGPAADGPAPGGRPGGYAVTVALRDTGGATRTIRYDRVVVATGFRFDTGIFGDGARPAPAPDDRFPALTAEWESTSVPGLHFAGALMRDADDHSSTGDIHGFRYAVRALARVLERKNHGVPWPSTEVPADDLVPAVLARVNRSSALWHQRARLADVVVPGGATARYLEEVPVDLVAEHAPDCLAITLEHVADHLADRAEDHADPDASAPLRPVVRRFRGGEVVAEHRVAADLEHVWTDPDLHLAPLRAFLSRQLVIT encoded by the coding sequence GTGCCCGAGGTCGAGTACCTCATCGTCGGTGCCGGTCCCGCCGGGTTGCAGCTCGCGCACCTGCTCGACCGCGCAGGCCGGTCCTGCCGCGTGCTGGAGGCCGGGCCCGCGCCCGGCCAGTTCTTCCGCGCCTTCCCCCGGCACCGCAGGCTCCTGTCGGTCAACGAGGGCGGCTCCCCTGCCGGTGACCCGGAGCTGGACCTGCGCCGCGACGCGCACTCGCTGCTGTCCGACGGGCCCGCGCCGCGCTTCCCCGACCACAGCGCCGACCGCCTGCCGCACGCCGACGACCTCGCCCGCTACCTGGTGGAGTTCGCCCGCGCCACCGGCGTCGACGTCCGCTGCGACACCCGCGTCCTCTCGGTGACGCGCAGCGGGTTCGGCGGGTTCCGGCCGCGCTTCCGGGTGGTCGACCAGCGCGGCGGCACGCACACCGCGCGGTGGGTGGTCGTCGCGACCGGGCTCGCCAAGCCGCACCTGCCGCCCATCCCCGGCATCGACCGCGTGGAGCACTACGGCGCCTACGACCCGGACCCGCGCGGGTTCGCCGGGCAGCGGGTCCTGGTGGTGGGCAAGGGGAACTCGGCGTTCGAGGTCGCGAACAGCCTGGTGCGCACGGCGTCGGCGGTGCACGTGGTCGGGCCCCGGCCCGCGCGGGTGGCGTGGCGGTCGCGGCGGGCGGGGGACGTGCGGGCGGTGAACGCGGAATTCCTGGACGCGGCCCGGTTCGGCGTGGGCGCCGCGCTGCTGGACGGGTCGGTGCTGGACATCCGGGCCGACGACGACAGCGGTCCCGGCGCGTGCCCCGGCGCGGACGGTCCTGCTGCGGACGGTCCCGCTCCGGGCGGCAGACCCGGCGGTTACGCGGTCACCGTCGCGCTCCGCGACACCGGCGGCGCCACCAGGACGATCCGCTACGACCGGGTCGTCGTCGCGACCGGTTTCCGCTTCGACACCGGCATCTTCGGCGACGGCGCCCGGCCGGCGCCCGCCCCCGACGACCGCTTCCCGGCGCTGACCGCCGAGTGGGAGTCGACCTCCGTGCCCGGCCTGCACTTCGCGGGCGCGCTCATGCGCGACGCCGACGACCACTCGTCCACCGGCGACATCCACGGCTTCCGGTACGCGGTGCGCGCGCTGGCCAGGGTGCTGGAGCGCAAGAACCACGGCGTGCCGTGGCCGTCGACCGAGGTGCCCGCCGACGACCTGGTGCCCGCGGTCCTGGCGCGGGTGAACCGGAGCTCCGCGCTGTGGCACCAGCGCGCCCGGCTGGCCGACGTCGTCGTTCCGGGCGGCGCGACCGCGCGCTACCTGGAGGAGGTGCCGGTGGACCTGGTCGCCGAGCACGCACCGGACTGCCTCGCGATCACCCTGGAGCACGTCGCCGACCACCTCGCCGACCGCGCCGAGGACCACGCCGACCCCGACGCGTCGGCCCCGCTGCGCCCGGTGGTGCGCAGGTTCCGGGGCGGCGAGGTCGTCGCCGAGCACCGCGTCGCCGCCGACCTGGAGCACGTCTGGACCGACCCGGACCTGCACCTCGCGCCGCTGCGCGCCTTCCTGTCGCGACAACTGGTGATCACCTGA